From a single Apium graveolens cultivar Ventura chromosome 2, ASM990537v1, whole genome shotgun sequence genomic region:
- the LOC141707819 gene encoding uncharacterized protein LOC141707819: MASSSSDDFSVFVLASDLGVDARPFLQDNWHDCPSYLDDNDDNSPDDLQYFADLDSLQFLTLQPGFDKSGNRIFRIVGKYFPAPVIDAERLKKYVVHKISNEMPEGPFCIVYMHTTVQKEDNSPGMNTLRWIYEELTSDIKDRLQVVYFIHPGLRSRLVFATLGRLLLSGGLYWKIKYISRLEYLWEDVKKGDVDIPQFVQDHDKILENRPLTDYGIEPDPLHLTAIPSAGYPIGRFEDRWSSREYMS; encoded by the exons ATGGCGAGCTCATCCTCCGACGATTTTTCAGTATTTGTATTAGCATCTGATTTGGGCGTAGACGCTCGTCCTTTCTTACAAGACAACTGGCACGATTGCCCTTCTTATTTAGATGATAATGATGATAATTCTCCTGATGATCTTCAATATTTTGCTGATCTCGATTCCTTGCAATTCTTAACTCTCCAACCTGGTTTCGATAAATCTGGCAATCGTATCTTTCGTATTGTGGGCAAGTACTTCCCCG CCCCAGTTATCGATGCTGAACGGCTAAAGAAGTATGTAGTGCATAAAATCTCCAATGAGATGCCAGAAGGTCCATTTTGCATTGTTTACATGCATACCACTGTACAAAAGGAAGACAATTCTCCTGGTATGAATACCTTGAGGTGGATATATGAAGAGCTTACTTCAGACATTAAGGATAGACTTCAGGTTGTCTACTTCATTCATCCTGGGCTGCGCTCCAGACTCGTGTTTGCTACTCTTGGCCGGCTTCTTTTGAGTGGAGG CTTGTATTGGAAGATAAAATATATCAGCCGCTTGGAATATCTATGGGAAGATGTGAAAAAAGGAGATGTTGATATTCCACAATTTGTGCAAGACCATGACAAGATTCTAGAGAACAGGCCGCTCACAGATTACGGGATAGAACCGGATCCCCTCCACTTGACTGCAATTCCTTCTGCAGGCTATCCAATTGGAAGATTTGAAGATAGATGGTCTTCCAGAGAATACATGTCTTAG